A stretch of Chaetodon auriga isolate fChaAug3 chromosome 21, fChaAug3.hap1, whole genome shotgun sequence DNA encodes these proteins:
- the rnf152 gene encoding E3 ubiquitin-protein ligase rnf152, giving the protein METLSQDSILECQICFNYYSPRRRPKLLDCRHTCCSVCLTQMRSSQKEIRCPWCRGVTKLPPGLSVSQLPDDPDIITVIAIPHASEHTPVFIRLPSNGCYMLPLPVAKERALGLPGELGCRFLPGSQQKGVTVVTVPEQQPLGLGMALEGVGMGLEGGEGERRVTGPVGGGKGSTWSGVCTVILVACVLLFLLGIVLHNMSCISKRFTVISCG; this is encoded by the coding sequence ATGGAGACTCTTTCCCAAGATTCAATTCTGGAGTGCCAGATCTGCTTTAACTACTACAGCCCCCGCAGGAGGCCCAAACTCCTGGATTGCCGACACACTTGCTGCTCGGTGTGTTTGACCCAGATGCGCAGCAGCCAGAAGGAGATCCGCTGTCCCTGGTGCCGCGGCGTCACCAAGCTCCCACCGGGCCTATCCGTCTCCCAGCTCCCGGATGACCCGgacatcatcactgtcatcgcCATTCCTCACGCCTCTGAGCACACGCCCGTCTTCATCCGCCTCCCCAGTAACGGATGCTACATGCTGCCACTGCCCGTCGCCAAGGAGCGGGCGCTCGGCCTGCCGGGGGAGCTGGGATGTCGCTTCCTGCCTGGCAGCCAGCAGAAGGGGGTGACGGTGGTGACCGTACCCGAGCAGCAGCCTCTGGGCCTGGGTATGGCTCTGGAGGGTGTTGGGATGGGGCTGGAGGGAGGCGAGGGCGAGAGGAGGGTCACTGGCCCggtgggaggagggaagggCTCCACGTGGTCCGGCGTGTGCACGGTGATCCTGGTGGCGTGCGTGCTGCTCTTCCTTCTGGGCATCGTGCTGCACAACATGTCCTGCATCTCCAAACGCTTCACTGTCATCTCCTGCGGCTGA